The Novipirellula caenicola genome window below encodes:
- a CDS encoding FAD-dependent oxidoreductase yields MNTRCTGSLLLRYSRVLAVLANRTWLAVLALALVSTSTPSFGETILVEAESFSNRGGWVIDQQSMDQMGSPYLMAHGLGTPVDDATTQLNVSQPGEYQVWVRTRDWSGPWKTTDTIASMQATGYPGKFQLQINGQALDPTFGTEQSDWHWQDGGKVQLTSPKSTLTLHDLTGFNGRCDAILLTNEAAFVPPKTMDELTAFRQNVLGHNDRPREAGDYDLVVVGGGIAGICSAISAARADCRVALIQDRPVLGGNNSSEVRVGLSGLIRQKPYPNLGNLVDEISPVGHWTLWDATEHPSWPRAQEMLQMTERFPEKKIHNAGPKSNYEDDKKLDAVNAESNLTLFLNTHVNGVEMDGDLVTAVVGQDIRTGERMWFTGRLFADCTGDGSLGAMANADFRQGRESKEETQESLAPEVADELVMGTSVQWNSRTTASSTSFPECTWAVQFDETTCVDTIKGDWDWETGANRDQVEEIERIRDYGLRVVFGNWSVLKNSPKFKERFANRQLQWVAYIGGKRESRRLMGDVVLKQQDIVSGKEFDDASVTTTWTIDLHYPSKPMCACEAFQSTAKTLKITPYPIPYRCLYSRNVNNLFMAGRNISVTHVALGTVRVQRTTGMMGEVVGMAAAICKEASCQPRDVYTTHLEDLKQRMVDGVPSNLVLRLGNTE; encoded by the coding sequence ATGAATACACGCTGCACTGGATCGTTGCTTCTACGATATTCACGTGTCTTAGCAGTTCTTGCGAATCGGACATGGCTCGCGGTTTTGGCATTGGCCCTGGTAAGCACGAGTACGCCGTCGTTTGGCGAAACGATTTTGGTGGAAGCGGAGAGTTTTTCCAACCGAGGCGGATGGGTTATCGATCAACAATCGATGGACCAAATGGGATCTCCTTATCTGATGGCGCACGGATTGGGCACCCCTGTTGATGACGCGACCACACAACTTAACGTATCGCAACCGGGTGAATACCAAGTCTGGGTACGGACACGCGATTGGTCGGGGCCATGGAAGACAACCGACACCATTGCCTCCATGCAAGCGACGGGATACCCAGGTAAGTTCCAGTTGCAAATTAACGGACAAGCATTGGATCCAACCTTTGGTACCGAGCAAAGCGATTGGCATTGGCAAGACGGCGGGAAGGTGCAACTGACGAGCCCCAAGAGCACCTTGACTCTCCACGATTTGACGGGTTTTAACGGCCGCTGTGATGCAATTTTGCTGACGAACGAAGCCGCTTTTGTCCCGCCAAAAACAATGGATGAACTGACGGCTTTTCGTCAGAACGTGCTCGGCCATAACGACAGACCTCGTGAAGCTGGCGATTACGACTTGGTGGTTGTCGGAGGCGGGATCGCAGGCATTTGTTCGGCCATCAGTGCAGCCCGCGCCGATTGCCGCGTTGCGTTGATCCAAGATCGGCCGGTGCTCGGTGGCAACAATAGTTCCGAAGTGCGTGTCGGTTTATCTGGGCTGATCCGACAAAAACCTTACCCCAATCTGGGCAACTTGGTGGATGAAATCAGTCCGGTGGGACACTGGACGCTATGGGATGCTACCGAGCATCCGTCTTGGCCTCGAGCTCAGGAAATGTTGCAAATGACCGAACGTTTCCCTGAAAAGAAGATTCACAATGCGGGACCCAAATCCAATTACGAAGATGACAAAAAGCTAGACGCGGTCAACGCAGAGTCGAATTTGACACTGTTCTTGAACACCCATGTCAATGGCGTCGAGATGGATGGCGACCTTGTCACCGCCGTAGTCGGGCAAGACATACGAACCGGCGAACGCATGTGGTTCACCGGACGGTTGTTTGCCGATTGCACCGGCGATGGCAGCCTCGGAGCGATGGCAAATGCTGACTTCCGCCAAGGACGTGAATCCAAGGAAGAAACACAAGAGTCACTTGCACCGGAGGTCGCCGACGAATTGGTGATGGGGACATCGGTCCAGTGGAATTCGCGGACCACGGCATCCTCGACCTCGTTCCCCGAATGCACGTGGGCTGTTCAATTCGACGAAACGACATGCGTTGATACGATCAAGGGCGATTGGGACTGGGAAACCGGTGCCAACCGGGATCAGGTCGAAGAGATCGAGCGGATTCGTGACTACGGGCTACGAGTCGTCTTTGGCAACTGGAGCGTGCTGAAGAATTCACCGAAATTCAAAGAGCGATTCGCCAATCGTCAATTGCAGTGGGTTGCTTACATCGGTGGCAAACGCGAATCGAGACGTTTGATGGGCGACGTGGTGCTGAAGCAACAAGACATCGTTTCAGGCAAAGAATTCGACGACGCCAGCGTTACAACGACTTGGACGATCGATCTGCATTACCCCTCAAAACCGATGTGCGCTTGCGAGGCGTTTCAGTCAACGGCCAAAACGCTCAAGATCACCCCCTATCCCATCCCCTATCGCTGCCTGTACTCACGCAATGTCAACAATTTGTTTATGGCAGGACGGAACATCAGCGTGACTCATGTTGCGTTAGGCACGGTGCGAGTCCAACGGACCACCGGCATGATGGGCGAAGTCGTTGGTATGGCGGCGGCAATTTGCAAGGAAGCATCATGCCAACCGCGTGACGTTTACACGACTCATCTCGAAGACCTTAAACAGCGGATGGTCGATGGCGTGCCGTCGAACCTCGTGTTGCGGTTAGGCAACACAGAATAA
- a CDS encoding DUF1559 domain-containing protein, with translation MKRVSRQRDAFTLVELLVVIAIIGVLVGLLLPAVQAAREAARRMSCSNNFKQIGLAIHNYHSTYNKLPRHGSGTEKPGAATSTYQSGNNSQLSIFVGLLPFFEGQALWDQISNPLQGRADGATSGYGISPLWNAMGPTPEQAAYAPWVTELPMLRCPSDPGSGLPALARTNYAACIGDTVSSEQFLGNKWSSVFNKVEPARAESARAHLRGVFTPQMTTAFRDILDGLSNTVMMGEIATDLGDRDIRTQVIASSAGTTEEFEDGVKMCRQHVDPNRPGFWLTGTPLADSEQRGFQWASAHIQMTAHTTILSPNSEVCMRTNVSGYPACLPTSSRHQGGCHVLLADGAVKFITDSIDAGNSDQPGVNLGETGVRTPGSVSPYGIWGALGTRANRETVAPEF, from the coding sequence ATGAAGAGAGTTTCCCGACAAAGGGACGCGTTTACGCTCGTCGAACTGCTCGTTGTCATTGCCATCATCGGCGTATTGGTCGGGCTGCTGCTGCCTGCGGTTCAGGCGGCACGCGAGGCGGCACGTCGCATGAGTTGCAGTAACAATTTCAAACAAATTGGGCTGGCCATCCATAACTACCACTCGACCTACAACAAATTGCCCAGGCATGGTTCGGGAACTGAGAAGCCAGGTGCCGCGACGTCGACCTATCAATCCGGCAACAATTCCCAGCTGAGTATCTTCGTCGGCTTGTTGCCCTTTTTCGAAGGCCAAGCGTTGTGGGATCAAATCAGCAATCCGTTACAAGGTCGAGCCGACGGAGCCACCAGCGGGTACGGCATTTCACCACTTTGGAATGCGATGGGACCGACTCCAGAGCAAGCGGCTTATGCCCCCTGGGTTACCGAGTTGCCAATGCTGCGATGCCCAAGTGATCCTGGATCCGGTTTGCCAGCGCTGGCCCGTACGAACTATGCCGCCTGCATTGGCGACACCGTCAGTTCCGAGCAATTCCTCGGCAACAAATGGTCCTCGGTGTTCAATAAGGTCGAACCCGCTCGTGCCGAATCAGCACGTGCTCATCTCCGCGGCGTCTTTACGCCTCAAATGACGACGGCATTCCGAGACATCCTTGATGGATTGTCCAACACCGTAATGATGGGCGAAATCGCCACTGATTTAGGTGATCGCGACATCCGCACGCAAGTCATCGCTTCATCGGCGGGAACGACCGAAGAATTCGAGGACGGAGTCAAGATGTGTCGGCAACACGTCGATCCCAATCGGCCAGGATTCTGGTTGACCGGAACTCCGCTTGCCGATTCCGAACAGCGTGGTTTCCAGTGGGCGAGTGCTCACATCCAGATGACCGCGCATACAACCATTTTGTCGCCAAACAGCGAAGTCTGTATGCGAACCAACGTTTCGGGGTATCCCGCTTGCCTGCCGACGTCGAGTCGTCACCAAGGCGGTTGCCACGTGTTGCTTGCTGATGGTGCCGTGAAATTCATCACCGATTCGATCGACGCCGGCAACAGCGATCAGCCTGGTGTCAATCTTGGTGAAACCGGAGTTCGCACTCCGGGATCGGTAAGCCCCTACGGTATTTGGGGAGCCCTTGGAACACGTGCAAATCGTGAAACGGTCGCACCTGAGTTCTAG
- the dinB gene encoding DNA polymerase IV: MILHIDMDAFYASVEQHDNPSLRGKPIVVGGSATGRGVVAAASYEARRFGVFSAMPMKTALERCRHLVVVPVRMEVYAGISRQIREIFHRYTPVVEPLSLDEAFLDVTGCQALFGSAVEIGQQIQQAILGELGLNASVGVAPNKFIAKVASGHAKPRGFTVVESDKVHDFLDPLSIDKIWGVGKRAEARLGQLGIYRVSDLRHADFDQLTRTMGPSSANHLYALAWGRDDRAVVPDREAKSISHETTFHADVVDNEVLQAILLRLTEQVARRLRRHGRYCSTVTLKLRFSDFKTLSRSATLTSPSNSTNMLWETVRDALFTRIRIDQPVRLVGMGVSSLANSRTRQLDLFDDNDRRDSQVDQATDSILDRFGRNAIRRGTTLES; this comes from the coding sequence ATGATTTTACATATCGACATGGACGCGTTTTACGCGTCGGTGGAACAACACGATAACCCCTCGCTTCGTGGCAAGCCGATCGTGGTCGGTGGCAGTGCCACGGGCCGGGGTGTGGTGGCGGCTGCCAGTTACGAGGCACGTCGATTTGGCGTTTTCAGTGCGATGCCAATGAAAACGGCACTCGAACGTTGCCGACATCTCGTCGTTGTGCCCGTTCGCATGGAAGTGTATGCAGGAATCTCGCGACAAATCCGCGAAATCTTTCACCGCTACACCCCCGTCGTGGAACCGCTGTCACTTGATGAAGCCTTTTTGGATGTCACGGGATGCCAAGCACTTTTTGGTTCCGCTGTCGAGATTGGGCAGCAGATCCAGCAGGCGATCCTCGGTGAATTAGGGCTGAACGCGTCCGTCGGCGTTGCACCGAACAAATTTATCGCCAAGGTCGCCAGTGGTCATGCCAAACCGCGGGGCTTTACCGTCGTCGAATCCGATAAGGTCCATGACTTTCTAGATCCGCTGTCGATCGACAAAATTTGGGGCGTCGGCAAGCGAGCCGAGGCACGTTTGGGGCAGCTCGGTATCTATCGTGTTTCGGATCTGCGTCATGCCGATTTCGACCAGTTGACGCGAACGATGGGGCCAAGCTCGGCCAACCACTTGTACGCACTGGCTTGGGGGCGAGATGATCGCGCCGTGGTTCCCGACCGCGAGGCGAAGTCGATCTCGCACGAGACCACGTTCCATGCCGATGTCGTCGACAACGAAGTGTTGCAGGCGATCCTGTTGCGGTTGACCGAACAAGTGGCACGGCGACTGCGTCGCCATGGCCGCTACTGCAGCACGGTCACTTTGAAATTGCGATTCAGCGATTTCAAGACGCTCTCTCGGTCCGCGACGCTCACATCGCCGAGTAATTCGACCAACATGCTGTGGGAAACGGTTCGCGATGCCTTGTTCACCCGAATTCGGATCGATCAACCGGTGCGGCTTGTCGGGATGGGGGTTAGCTCGCTCGCGAATTCTCGGACTCGCCAACTTGATTTGTTTGATGACAACGATCGGCGTGACTCGCAAGTCGATCAGGCTACCGATTCTATCCTCGATCGCTTCGGCAGAAACGCAATCCGCCGCGGCACGACGCTCGAGTCGTAA
- a CDS encoding LysR family transcriptional regulator, with amino-acid sequence MEFDQLAHFLKIVQTQNITRAAEELGLSQPAVSRSLQRLEDEIGQPLFERQSRKMMLTDAGEVLASRARQIMSLIDDTLSEITDDGETGRIRVGAIPTIAPYFLPGLLQKFSTSFPKARMLVQEETTQSLLQRLTQGELDLAILALPIPAKYLEVEVLFEEELLLVMPTGHPLSQKRQIKLDDIQSLPFVLLDEAHCLSDNIVSFCRQRSFQPVSMEKTSQLAMVQELVSLGHGISMVPAMARAIDSNQQRLYRSFANPKPMRTIAAVWNPYRFQSRLLQAFHKAIQAYAAAFSAKA; translated from the coding sequence GTGGAATTTGACCAACTGGCTCACTTTTTAAAGATCGTGCAAACACAGAACATCACTCGGGCGGCCGAAGAGCTCGGGTTGTCACAGCCCGCGGTCAGCCGTTCGCTACAACGATTGGAAGACGAGATTGGTCAACCGCTGTTTGAACGTCAATCACGCAAAATGATGCTCACTGACGCGGGCGAGGTGCTCGCTAGCCGGGCACGTCAGATCATGTCACTGATCGACGACACTCTGAGCGAAATCACCGACGACGGAGAAACCGGACGGATTCGCGTCGGCGCCATCCCGACGATCGCACCCTACTTTCTACCAGGACTGCTACAGAAGTTTTCGACGTCGTTTCCCAAGGCACGGATGCTGGTACAAGAGGAAACGACGCAGAGTCTGCTGCAGCGATTGACCCAAGGCGAATTGGATCTCGCGATTCTCGCCCTTCCGATCCCTGCCAAATATTTGGAAGTCGAAGTCTTGTTCGAGGAAGAGTTGTTGCTGGTCATGCCAACCGGACATCCGCTTAGCCAGAAACGGCAAATCAAATTGGACGACATTCAATCGTTGCCCTTCGTGCTGTTGGATGAAGCTCACTGTTTGTCGGACAACATCGTTTCATTCTGTCGCCAGCGATCGTTCCAGCCGGTGTCGATGGAAAAGACAAGCCAGTTGGCGATGGTGCAAGAGCTTGTCTCACTCGGGCATGGCATCTCGATGGTACCCGCCATGGCACGTGCGATCGACAGCAATCAACAGCGATTGTATCGCTCCTTTGCCAATCCAAAGCCAATGCGAACCATCGCCGCGGTCTGGAATCCGTATCGATTCCAAAGCCGATTGCTGCAAGCGTTTCACAAGGCGATTCAGGCCTACGCTGCGGCCTTTTCCGCGAAAGCCTAG
- a CDS encoding sigma-70 family RNA polymerase sigma factor, giving the protein MDVLVKNEKRSTTNPAMWVDQYGDNLFRYALSRLRDADAAEEVVQQTFLAGLEHVDQFSGQGSEQGWLLGILKRKIVDLIRARNRTVALNDGESGDSLDRMFDHNGNWRKNTHCTSMQPLDSIDREEFWPILRRCLDGLPTNQADAFTLREMDKLGTQEICKELAISPSNLWVLLHRARLRLANCMKHRWHHDHA; this is encoded by the coding sequence ATGGACGTTCTTGTAAAAAACGAAAAACGTTCGACGACCAACCCGGCGATGTGGGTCGATCAGTATGGTGACAACCTGTTTCGCTACGCGTTGTCGCGACTACGCGATGCCGATGCGGCCGAGGAGGTGGTTCAGCAGACGTTTTTGGCGGGGCTGGAACACGTGGATCAGTTTTCGGGTCAAGGGTCCGAGCAAGGCTGGCTGCTGGGCATTTTGAAACGCAAGATCGTGGATTTGATTCGCGCTCGAAACCGCACCGTTGCGTTAAACGACGGCGAGTCCGGCGATTCGCTGGACCGGATGTTCGACCACAACGGGAACTGGCGAAAAAACACGCATTGCACGTCGATGCAACCGCTCGATTCGATCGATCGTGAAGAGTTCTGGCCCATTCTGCGTCGCTGTCTCGACGGGCTTCCCACAAATCAGGCGGACGCGTTCACGCTGCGAGAAATGGACAAACTTGGGACGCAAGAAATTTGTAAGGAATTAGCGATCAGTCCGTCCAATTTGTGGGTCTTGCTACATCGAGCCCGTTTGCGATTGGCAAATTGTATGAAACATCGATGGCATCATGACCACGCCTAG
- a CDS encoding FAD-dependent oxidoreductase produces the protein MPLIPKPGRILKKRSIFSVGITLTLLALMMLASPAYANENRSDTEVYDVVIYGGTAAGVVAAVQVERMGGSAIVIEPSSRIGGLTTGGLGQTDIGNKAAIGGISREFYERISQYYQKPENWKWQTAEQYKSGGQSRTAEGEATMWTFEPSAALHVLQGFVDEHNVKVVYNERLDRTGSRRSGQVGAGVEIVDGKIKSIRCVSGNVYRGRMFIDATYEGDLFATAGISYTVGREANATYGETLSGVQTANARHHQLMPGVDPYVRKGDPESGLLPGIDPTGPGEEGSADHRVQAYCFRVCLTDHPENRIPFFKPEDYDPSLYELMLRNFEAGQSGFPVINSAMPNRKTDTNNRTGFSTDFIGQNYDYPEATDEEREQIIQRHRVYQQGLFWTMANHPRVPEATRKIVSRWGTCKDEFEREDGWQQQLYIREARRLIGAEVMTQHHCQGRKVAEDAVGMAAYTMDSHNVQRYVDENGHARNEGDVQVGGFPPYPISYRSLLPKSDECTNLLVPVSLSASHMAFGSIRMEPVFMVLGQSSATAAIQAIRDKQSLHEINYEKLREQLILDKQVLDWTPALRPGYSIDPEKLSGVVLDDVSAERTGFNGAGYTVPKFVGHNYRHDGDADKGQQHATFALAVKEPGRYAVRMSYTANPNRASNVPVTIHCGEKTQTVQVNQRKRPGDDGFVTLAEDEFPSGNVTVTIRNEGTDGYVIIDAVQLQPIQ, from the coding sequence ATGCCATTGATTCCTAAACCAGGTCGAATTCTGAAGAAGCGATCGATTTTTTCCGTGGGGATTACGCTGACACTCTTAGCGCTGATGATGTTGGCATCGCCGGCGTATGCCAATGAGAATCGCAGCGATACCGAGGTTTACGACGTGGTGATTTACGGCGGAACCGCCGCTGGGGTTGTGGCGGCGGTGCAAGTCGAACGGATGGGAGGATCCGCGATCGTAATCGAACCGAGTTCGCGGATCGGAGGATTGACCACAGGCGGACTCGGTCAGACCGATATCGGCAACAAGGCGGCTATCGGCGGCATTTCGCGTGAGTTTTACGAACGCATTTCGCAGTACTACCAAAAGCCAGAGAATTGGAAATGGCAAACGGCGGAGCAGTACAAAAGCGGCGGACAATCGCGTACCGCCGAGGGCGAGGCAACAATGTGGACGTTCGAGCCTTCCGCTGCACTCCATGTGCTTCAGGGGTTCGTCGACGAGCACAACGTGAAGGTCGTTTACAACGAGCGTCTTGACCGCACAGGAAGCCGGCGATCGGGGCAAGTTGGTGCTGGCGTCGAGATTGTCGACGGAAAGATCAAGTCGATCCGATGCGTCAGCGGAAACGTTTACCGCGGCCGTATGTTTATCGATGCAACCTATGAAGGTGACCTGTTTGCAACCGCCGGCATCAGCTACACGGTTGGACGTGAAGCGAATGCAACCTATGGCGAAACACTCAGCGGAGTCCAAACCGCCAACGCTCGGCATCATCAATTGATGCCCGGAGTGGATCCGTATGTTCGCAAAGGCGACCCCGAGAGCGGTTTGTTACCCGGCATCGACCCGACAGGGCCTGGCGAAGAGGGATCCGCAGATCATCGCGTCCAAGCGTATTGTTTTCGTGTCTGTTTGACCGATCATCCAGAAAATCGCATCCCGTTCTTTAAGCCTGAGGACTATGACCCAAGTCTATACGAGTTGATGCTGCGAAATTTCGAAGCGGGCCAATCGGGGTTTCCCGTGATCAATTCGGCGATGCCCAATCGCAAAACCGATACGAACAACCGCACGGGCTTCTCAACGGATTTCATCGGACAAAACTACGACTACCCCGAGGCGACCGACGAGGAACGTGAACAGATCATCCAGCGGCATCGCGTTTACCAACAAGGCCTCTTTTGGACGATGGCCAATCATCCACGTGTTCCCGAGGCGACTCGCAAAATCGTCAGCCGCTGGGGGACATGTAAAGACGAGTTCGAGCGAGAAGACGGTTGGCAACAGCAGCTGTATATTCGCGAAGCACGTCGTTTGATCGGCGCCGAAGTGATGACCCAACATCATTGTCAAGGACGCAAGGTAGCCGAAGATGCGGTGGGCATGGCCGCCTACACAATGGATTCGCACAACGTTCAGCGTTATGTCGACGAGAATGGGCACGCTCGCAATGAAGGCGACGTGCAAGTCGGCGGTTTCCCACCCTATCCGATCTCCTATCGCTCGCTGCTGCCGAAATCCGACGAGTGTACGAATTTGCTAGTGCCCGTTTCGCTCAGCGCATCCCATATGGCGTTTGGATCAATTCGGATGGAACCGGTCTTCATGGTGCTCGGGCAATCCTCGGCCACCGCAGCGATACAAGCGATTCGCGACAAGCAATCGCTACACGAAATCAATTATGAAAAGTTACGTGAACAATTGATTCTCGACAAACAAGTGCTCGATTGGACACCAGCACTACGTCCAGGCTACTCGATCGATCCTGAAAAACTTTCGGGTGTCGTGCTGGACGATGTCAGCGCCGAACGGACGGGATTCAACGGAGCGGGTTACACGGTGCCGAAATTTGTGGGACACAACTATCGTCACGATGGCGATGCGGACAAGGGGCAACAACATGCCACGTTCGCGTTGGCGGTCAAGGAACCTGGGCGATACGCGGTTCGTATGTCCTATACCGCCAACCCCAATCGCGCGTCCAACGTCCCGGTCACGATCCATTGCGGTGAAAAAACACAAACCGTGCAAGTGAATCAGCGCAAGCGTCCCGGCGATGATGGTTTCGTCACGCTGGCCGAAGACGAGTTTCCAAGCGGAAACGTCACCGTCACGATCCGTAACGAGGGAACCGATGGCTACGTGATCATTGATGCGGTTCAACTGCAACCGATTCAATAG
- a CDS encoding PSD1 and planctomycete cytochrome C domain-containing protein, protein MYFRLSTVFFSGVVLAVTALSETPKIAAAEPDPLEIEYFERKIRPLLSEHCFECHSEDSDTVQGGLRLDSAAGLAQGGDSGPAVVAGSPETSLLVETILYDGGIQMPPKGKLADSEIAELTRWVQRGAAFPPSASPVIQSPGGIDFDQGRKFWSFQPVEEQPLPVINDSSWPQSRIDTFVLAAIEQHGLTPSPRADRGTLARRLYFDLTGLPPTPKQLQSFLDDTSPNAYDNLVNTLLESPHYGEKWGRWWLDMARYTDRTASWLPQTSQAHLYRDWVVSAFNQDIPYDQFVHRQLATDLMSQTGPEDLPALGFLSLSPTYWKEPKLPCEIIKVIVADEWEERVDAVTRTFLGLTVACARCHDHKFDPISADDYYGLAGVFASTRHVERPLIDDATYKPVRLAKQAVKKLEAEIAKLKKQKPVPQEQVQGLQANIDELKSATPLYDTPMAYALSEESMYVVRAGKTPEQGTRFEYRPEPRDLPSFIRGNPNRPGPVIRRRFLTVLSNNPQPFENGSGRLELAQSITQQSASLAARVIVNRIWMAHFGQGIVNTPSNFGQQGDRPTHPELLDDLAARFIKDGWSIKRLHREIVMSATWQQVSTDSSHRTEVDPENVWLSRMNRRRLTFEEWRDAMLLASDRLNLTLGGPSLSLDSRANHRRTLYATVNRRDVSSTLMVHDFPDPTQHSPARMPTVTPLQGLYTLNGPLLEQQAESMAERLQKSDSATTVQKIGDLYQRLFSRGPHDHELRLAIEYIGNDPPAQQSDRWQQYVHVLLATNEFAFID, encoded by the coding sequence ATGTATTTTCGACTCAGCACCGTTTTCTTCAGCGGTGTCGTGCTCGCAGTGACCGCGTTGTCCGAAACGCCGAAAATTGCTGCCGCCGAGCCCGACCCTTTGGAAATCGAATATTTCGAGCGGAAAATTCGCCCGCTGCTTAGCGAGCATTGCTTTGAGTGTCATTCCGAAGACTCTGATACGGTGCAAGGCGGATTGCGATTGGATTCGGCGGCCGGGCTTGCCCAAGGCGGTGACAGCGGCCCGGCGGTCGTTGCCGGATCGCCCGAGACAAGCTTGCTCGTCGAAACCATTCTTTATGATGGCGGAATCCAAATGCCGCCCAAAGGGAAACTCGCTGACAGCGAAATCGCGGAACTCACCCGCTGGGTCCAGCGTGGCGCGGCGTTTCCACCGTCTGCAAGCCCGGTGATTCAAAGCCCCGGCGGTATCGACTTTGATCAAGGACGGAAATTCTGGTCGTTCCAGCCTGTCGAGGAACAACCACTGCCGGTCATCAACGATTCTAGTTGGCCGCAGTCGCGAATTGACACCTTCGTACTGGCCGCGATCGAGCAACACGGTTTAACACCTTCGCCACGCGCCGACCGTGGGACGCTGGCGCGGCGTTTGTATTTTGATTTGACCGGATTGCCACCTACGCCCAAACAACTGCAGTCGTTTCTCGACGACACGTCCCCCAACGCCTACGACAACCTCGTCAACACGCTATTGGAATCGCCTCACTACGGCGAAAAGTGGGGACGATGGTGGTTGGATATGGCTCGCTACACCGATCGTACCGCCAGCTGGTTACCGCAAACAAGTCAGGCACATCTTTATCGAGATTGGGTTGTCAGTGCGTTCAATCAAGACATTCCCTACGATCAATTTGTCCATCGTCAACTAGCCACCGATCTGATGTCACAGACGGGCCCCGAAGACTTGCCCGCACTCGGCTTCCTCAGTCTCAGCCCCACCTATTGGAAAGAGCCAAAGTTGCCCTGTGAAATCATCAAGGTCATCGTGGCCGACGAGTGGGAAGAACGTGTTGATGCCGTCACGCGTACGTTCCTGGGGCTGACCGTTGCCTGCGCCCGCTGCCATGATCACAAATTCGATCCGATCAGCGCCGACGACTACTACGGTTTAGCTGGCGTCTTCGCAAGCACACGACACGTCGAGCGTCCCTTGATCGATGATGCAACCTACAAGCCGGTTCGTTTGGCCAAACAAGCGGTCAAGAAGCTCGAAGCCGAAATCGCGAAATTGAAGAAGCAAAAGCCGGTTCCTCAGGAACAGGTGCAGGGCTTGCAAGCAAATATCGACGAACTTAAATCCGCGACTCCGCTTTACGACACCCCGATGGCGTACGCGCTGTCCGAAGAATCGATGTACGTCGTCCGAGCCGGTAAAACACCCGAACAGGGAACGCGATTTGAATACCGCCCCGAGCCTCGTGATTTACCCTCATTTATCCGTGGCAATCCCAATCGGCCAGGACCAGTCATCCGGCGCCGCTTTCTAACGGTATTGAGCAATAATCCACAACCATTTGAAAACGGCAGTGGCAGACTCGAATTGGCTCAATCGATCACCCAGCAATCCGCGTCCCTTGCCGCCCGGGTGATCGTCAACCGCATTTGGATGGCTCACTTTGGTCAAGGCATTGTCAACACGCCCAGCAATTTTGGCCAGCAAGGCGATCGTCCCACGCATCCGGAATTGCTTGACGATCTTGCCGCCAGATTCATCAAAGACGGTTGGTCGATAAAACGGCTGCATCGAGAAATCGTGATGTCAGCCACCTGGCAGCAAGTGTCGACGGATTCGTCCCATCGAACCGAAGTCGACCCTGAAAACGTATGGCTGTCGCGAATGAACCGACGTCGACTGACCTTCGAAGAGTGGCGTGACGCGATGTTGTTGGCAAGTGACCGTTTGAATCTCACTCTTGGTGGCCCTTCACTCTCGCTCGACTCGCGTGCCAACCATCGCCGCACCCTTTATGCAACCGTCAACCGCCGTGATGTTTCATCGACGTTGATGGTGCATGACTTTCCCGATCCGACTCAGCACAGTCCCGCTCGGATGCCCACGGTCACACCGTTACAAGGTTTGTACACGCTGAACGGCCCATTGCTGGAACAGCAAGCCGAATCGATGGCCGAGCGACTCCAAAAATCAGATAGCGCTACCACCGTTCAAAAGATTGGCGATCTATATCAGCGACTGTTTTCGCGTGGACCTCACGACCACGAGCTTCGCCTCGCGATCGAATACATCGGCAACGATCCCCCGGCCCAGCAGTCGGACCGCTGGCAACAATACGTCCATGTTTTGTTAGCCACCAACGAGTTCGCCTTTATTGATTGA